AGGGGCGATCGCCTGTCCGCAACCCGCGCATCTGAGAAGCTTCATCGCTTCGTCTCCCGTCTTAGGTGTCCCACTCCGGCTTGAACTTGTTCATGAAGCTGCGGTCCAGATAGTCCTTAAAGGCGAAGGCCAGCTTGCCCTGCACGATGAAGCCCCACTTGTGCAGGATGCCCATCCCGCCGCCCAGGTTGTAGATGAGCAGATAGGCCCCTTGGGGCTCAAAGTCCTGGAGCTCGCCGCCGGTCAGGCGCGCCTTGAGGTTATGGAGCAGCACCGGGTTCTGGCGCACCGCGAACACCCCCACCTTGTCCAGGGGGCGGGGCTCGAAGTAGATGCAGTCGCCCCCGCCGAAGATGTCGGGGTAGTCCGAGCATTGCAGATACCGGTTGACCATGAGCCCGCCGTCCGGCCCCACGGGCAGGCCCGAGGGCCCGAACAGGGGGCGGGGCTTTACTCCGGTGACCAAAAACACCATGTCGTGCTCAAAGGCGCGGCCGTCGTCCAGCTCCACCCGGGCCGAGCCCACGTGCTTGGCGTAGCTGCCCTCGATGATCTCTATGCCGCGTTGGGCAAACACCTCGCGGGCGCGGGAGGCCACGCCCGAGGGCGCCCGCTTGAGGAACTTGCTCCCCGCGTAGATGCGCACCGCCGCGCCTTTGCCGCCGTTCCTGCGGGCCACGGCCCAGGCGTTGCCCCCAATCTCCAGCGAGGCCGGGCCCCCGCCCACCACCCCGATGTCCACCATCCGGTCGCGGGCTAGCTCCTCGATGCGCCAGCGCGCCTCCAACAGATTTTCGATGGGCTTGACCCTATAGACCCTGGCCTCGCGCTCCACGGTCTCGTCGGGGATCGAGCTGCCCGTGTTGCAGGAGAGCACGTCGTAGGGCACCGCGCCGTTGTTCTGGGTCAGCACCTTTTTGGCCAGGGGGTCGATGCCGATCACCTTGTCTTGCAGGAACACCCCGCCCGCCCGCTCCACCATGGCCTGCACCGGGAAGCTGATGTCCTCTGGCTGGTAGGTGCCGCCCAACATGCCCGGGCCCAAGCCCGAGTAATAGTGGCGAGCTCCCGGCCCGATCACCGTTACCTTCACCCCCTGGCCGACGATCTCGGCCAGGCTCTGCAACACCATCATGTGGGCGTGGCCCGCTCCGGCTAGCACCAGGCGCTGAGACATGCGGCCTCCGTGATTTTGGCTGATTCGCGCTTGTCCATGCCTAGATTGTACGCGAGGCGGGCTATGGGGCACAAAAGGTTGGGCCGCATTTCGGCGCGCTCAGCGCACCGGCCCCTTGAGCGCGGCGGGCGGGGTGCGGCTGCCCGTTGCTCCCGGGAAGTAGGGAGCCACGAAGGCCTTGCGCTTTTCCGCGAGCAGTCGGTCGGCCGCCTCATGGAACTTCACGTAGCGCTTTTTGCACTCGTAGAAGCCGTGCCACCAGGCATAGTCCGGGGCCATCATGGCCGTGCCCATGCGGGCCCGGCGGCCCTCGTGGTGCCACAGCTCGTAGAACTCGACCCACAGGGGGCTCCGGAATAAGGCGTCCCGGGCCATGAGGCCCTGGGCGTAGAGCTGGTCCAGCTTGGCCTTGCTGGGCGCGTAGTAGACCTGGTTGTAGTCCTTGATCACTCCGTCCATCTGCTCGTAATGGCTGAGCACCCATTGCTCGCCGTGGCATTGCAGGCACACGGCCTGCATTTGGGCACGGGCCTTTTGCCAGGCCACCGGCGAGGGCCAGGGCTTGAATTCGGAGGGCCGGATGGTCAGGGGCGTTTGCAGCTCCCAGGAGAGGCGCTCGCCCACGTCGTGGGTGGTGAGCACGCTGCCCGAGCCGCTCATGTGGCAGGCGGCGCAGGTGGGCGCGCGGTAGTCCACCCCCGGCGTCCAGGCGCCGGGCGCGGCGTCGAAGTTCCAGGTGGTTCCGGCCGAGCGGTAGATGGCCCCGTGCTTGGACTCGGCGTAGATCTCCTTTTGGGGATGATCCGGGCCCAGGTGGCACTGGCCGCAGGTCTCGGGCTGGCGCGCCTCGGCCAGGGAGAAGCGGTGCCGGGTGTGACAGGCCGCGCAGGAGCCCCAGGAGCCGTCCAGGTTGAGGCGTCCCACCCCCACGTTGGGCCAGGTCAGAGGGTCCAGCTTGCCGTCCGCGCCCAGCTTGAGCACCGTGCCGTGGCAGTGGAAGCAGCCCGTGGCCCGCTCCAGGCCGGAGTTGAGGCCGTAATTGAGCCAGGGATCGATGGCCCAGATGATCTTCAGGGTCGCGGCGTGTTTGCTCCTCGCGTACTGCTTGGCTTCGTCCGGGTGGCAGCGGGAGCAGTCCTTGGGCGTGACCACCGGGCTGACCGGCGCGCGGAAGCGGCCCTGGGCCCAAGGGCCGTCGCCTTTGGCGTAGACTTTGTAGTGGGCCTGGTCCACGTCCGGGTCGCTGGCCTCGGCCTGGTGGCAGTGCAAACAGCTCACCTTGGCCGAGGCGTGGCGCGAGCGCACCCAGTCGGCGTAGATGCCCGGGGTGGCTTTCTTGTGGCACTCGATGCAGGCCTTGGCCGCGTCGGGCCTAAAGGGCTGAGCCGCGTTGGCCAGGGGCGGGCCCCAGTTCCACCAGGCCAGACACAGGAGCACGCCCACCATGGCCCCCAGGACCACGTAGGAGAGCACCACCAGCAGCCGGGCGGTGGGTCCCAGCTCGGGGCCTGCCTTGGCCTCGGCCGGGGCCACGGGCCCCAGCTTGGGCAGGCGCTCCAACACCTCGGGGCCGTGGGGCGCGGCGGCCAGGGCCTCGGTGAGGTCCTCTCCCGCTTGGTGGCGGCGCATGTGCTCGCCGCCGGGCCACAGCTTGCTGTTTGATACGTCGTAGGCCTGGCCGTCGTATATCAGGTGGGTGGGCCATTCGGGGTGGCTAGCGCCGGGGGAGGGGGCCTGGGCCGCCTGGTCCGCGTCCTGCTTGAGATGGCGGTGGATATAGGTGTTCACCAGCACCGCGATGAACAGCATCACCAGGAACAAGCCCACCTTGATCAGCAGCACGATGCCGAAGGTGGTGTTGACCAGCGAGGCCCAGGTGGGCACCCGGAGCCAGGTGAGCGCCGCGCCGGTTATGGCCAGGGTGATCATCCCGGCCAGGCCCAGGATGCGCTCGCCCTTGGGCACCCCCTTGCTCAGGGAGCGGGGGCCGATGAACAGGTGGATGTAGAAGATGGCCCCGAACCAGATCACCGCGGCCAGGATATGCAAAAAGCCCGCGCCCAGGGACAGGGCCTCGCGCCACAGGGCGGGCTTGAGCGCCGGGTCCAGGCTGTAGCCCCGGGCCCGGAAGGCGTAGCCCTGAGGGGTGAGGGTGGAGCCGCCGTCCGGGTTCTCGTGGCAAAAGGCGCAGGACTGGCCGGTCTGGGCCGAGAAATAGGGGGTGGCTCCGGCCGGCAAGGCGGCCAGAATCAGCAGCAACACTGCGCCGCCCAAGGCAGCCAGCAAGAGGCGGGTAGGTCTCATGGCTCCAAAATACAACCCCCGCCCTGCGCTGGGCAAGGCGGGGGGACGGTTATATGGTGATCGGCTACTTCTTGTTTCCGAAGATCTGGGGCGGCTTCTTGGTGCTGCCCGTGGCGCCGGGGAAGTAGGGCGCCACATAGGCCTTCTTGTGGGTGGCGATGAGGTGGTCGGCCTCCTCATGGAACTTCACGTAGCGCTTCTTGCACTCGTAGAAGCCGTGCCACCAGGCGTAGTCCGGGGCCATCATGGCCGTGCCCATGCGCGCCCGGCGGCCTTCGTGATGCCACAGCTCATAGAACTCGTTCCACAAGGGGCTCTTGAAGAAGGCGTCCTTGGGCATGAGGTCCTTGGCGTAGAGCTCGTCCAGCTTCTTCTTGGTGGGTTTGAAGTACACCTCGTTGTAGTCGCGCACCACGCCGTCCAACTGGGCGTAGTGGCTGAGCACCCACTGCTCGCTGTGGCACTGCAAGCAGACGGCCTGCATCTTCTTGCGCTCCTGTTGCCAGGAGCTCTTGGCCGGCCAGGGCTTGAAGTCCTGGGGCCGGATGGTCAAGGGGGCTTGCAGCTCCCAGGAGAGGCGCTCGGTAACGTCGTGGGTGGTGAGCACGCTGCCCGAGCCGCTCATGTGGCAAGCGGCGCAGGTGGGGGTGCGGTAGTCCACTCCGGGGGTCCAGGTGCCGGGGGCTGCGTTGAAGTTCCAGGTGGTCCCGGCCGAGCGGTAGATGGCCCCGTGCTTGGACTCGTCCCAGATCTCGATCTGGGGGTGGTCCGGGCCCAGGTGGCACTGGCCGCAGGTGTCGGGCTTGCGCGCCTCGCTCACCGCGAAGCGGTGCCGGGTGTGGCAGGCCGCGCAGGAGCCCTTGGAGCCGTCCAGGTTGAGCCGCCCCACGCCCACGTTGGGCCAGGTAAGCGGGTCCAGCTTGCCGTCCTTGTCCACCTTTAGCACCGTGCCGTGACAGTGGAAGCAGCCGCTGGTGCGCTCCAGGTCACTGTTGAGCCCGTAGTTGAGCCAGGGGTCGATGGTCCAGATGATTTGCAAGGTGTTGGCGTGCTTGCTCACCGAGTACTGCTTGGCTTCGTCCGGGTGGCAGCGGGAGCAGTCCTTGGGCGTAACCACCCCGGCCACCGGCGCCCGGTACTGGCTGGTGGCCCACTTGTTGTCGCCCTTCTCGTAGACCTTGTAGTGGGTCTGGCTGATGTCCGCCTCGCCCTCCTTGGCCAAATGGCAGTCGGCGCAGCTTATGTTGGCGCTGGCGTGGCGGCTGTTGGCCCAGTCGTCGAAGATACCCGGCGAGACCAGCTTGTGGCACTCGATACAGGCCCGGGCCTGA
This region of Desulfarculaceae bacterium genomic DNA includes:
- a CDS encoding cytochrome c3 family protein yields the protein MKKAITLAGMALLLAAWCLMPGAGLAAEQAAPNQPKVKEFRIVRGMSPQARACIECHKLVSPGIFDDWANSRHASANISCADCHLAKEGEADISQTHYKVYEKGDNKWATSQYRAPVAGVVTPKDCSRCHPDEAKQYSVSKHANTLQIIWTIDPWLNYGLNSDLERTSGCFHCHGTVLKVDKDGKLDPLTWPNVGVGRLNLDGSKGSCAACHTRHRFAVSEARKPDTCGQCHLGPDHPQIEIWDESKHGAIYRSAGTTWNFNAAPGTWTPGVDYRTPTCAACHMSGSGSVLTTHDVTERLSWELQAPLTIRPQDFKPWPAKSSWQQERKKMQAVCLQCHSEQWVLSHYAQLDGVVRDYNEVYFKPTKKKLDELYAKDLMPKDAFFKSPLWNEFYELWHHEGRRARMGTAMMAPDYAWWHGFYECKKRYVKFHEEADHLIATHKKAYVAPYFPGATGSTKKPPQIFGNKK
- a CDS encoding CopD family protein; its protein translation is MRPTRLLLAALGGAVLLLILAALPAGATPYFSAQTGQSCAFCHENPDGGSTLTPQGYAFRARGYSLDPALKPALWREALSLGAGFLHILAAVIWFGAIFYIHLFIGPRSLSKGVPKGERILGLAGMITLAITGAALTWLRVPTWASLVNTTFGIVLLIKVGLFLVMLFIAVLVNTYIHRHLKQDADQAAQAPSPGASHPEWPTHLIYDGQAYDVSNSKLWPGGEHMRRHQAGEDLTEALAAAPHGPEVLERLPKLGPVAPAEAKAGPELGPTARLLVVLSYVVLGAMVGVLLCLAWWNWGPPLANAAQPFRPDAAKACIECHKKATPGIYADWVRSRHASAKVSCLHCHQAEASDPDVDQAHYKVYAKGDGPWAQGRFRAPVSPVVTPKDCSRCHPDEAKQYARSKHAATLKIIWAIDPWLNYGLNSGLERATGCFHCHGTVLKLGADGKLDPLTWPNVGVGRLNLDGSWGSCAACHTRHRFSLAEARQPETCGQCHLGPDHPQKEIYAESKHGAIYRSAGTTWNFDAAPGAWTPGVDYRAPTCAACHMSGSGSVLTTHDVGERLSWELQTPLTIRPSEFKPWPSPVAWQKARAQMQAVCLQCHGEQWVLSHYEQMDGVIKDYNQVYYAPSKAKLDQLYAQGLMARDALFRSPLWVEFYELWHHEGRRARMGTAMMAPDYAWWHGFYECKKRYVKFHEAADRLLAEKRKAFVAPYFPGATGSRTPPAALKGPVR
- a CDS encoding FAD-dependent oxidoreductase, translated to MSQRLVLAGAGHAHMMVLQSLAEIVGQGVKVTVIGPGARHYYSGLGPGMLGGTYQPEDISFPVQAMVERAGGVFLQDKVIGIDPLAKKVLTQNNGAVPYDVLSCNTGSSIPDETVEREARVYRVKPIENLLEARWRIEELARDRMVDIGVVGGGPASLEIGGNAWAVARRNGGKGAAVRIYAGSKFLKRAPSGVASRAREVFAQRGIEIIEGSYAKHVGSARVELDDGRAFEHDMVFLVTGVKPRPLFGPSGLPVGPDGGLMVNRYLQCSDYPDIFGGGDCIYFEPRPLDKVGVFAVRQNPVLLHNLKARLTGGELQDFEPQGAYLLIYNLGGGMGILHKWGFIVQGKLAFAFKDYLDRSFMNKFKPEWDT